The following coding sequences are from one Coffea arabica cultivar ET-39 chromosome 11e, Coffea Arabica ET-39 HiFi, whole genome shotgun sequence window:
- the LOC140021558 gene encoding non-specific lipid transfer protein GPI-anchored 15-like, producing the protein MVSKNVISIVTLLVYLVASRAIFQQASAAGECGRTPINAAATSLSPCLGAARNARARVTPICCGKVNALIRTAPRCLCAVLLSPLARKAGINPAVAITIPKRCNIRNRPAGKKCGPYTVP; encoded by the exons ATGGTGTCCAAGAATGTAATTTCCATTGTCACATTGCTTGTCTACTTGGTTGCATCTCGTGCAATTTTCCAGCAAGCAAGTGCAGCGGGAGAGTGTGGAAGAACTCCGATTAATGCCGCCGCAACCAGCTTAAGCCCTTGCTTAGGTGCTGCTCGTAATGCTAGAGCTAGGGTAACCCCAATTTGCTGTGGAAAAGTTAATGCATTGATCAGAACTGCACCAAGATGCCTCTGTGCTGTTCTGCTTTCACCTTTGGCAAGAAAAGCTGGCATTAACCCTGCTGTTGCCATCACTATTCCCAAAAGATGCAATATCAGAAACAGGCCTGCTGGGAAGAAATGTGGAC CTTATACGGTGCCATAA
- the LOC140021014 gene encoding uncharacterized protein isoform X1, translated as MGDLHSIPYSTLHSSSLGWDFHNLGVFNADMPQFLESSISTSTPPLLSQLESDFSTGYLQDALFEFSSKRRRLEFCNTDDQSEELDNSTRNSWSSAYSLDYYNNYDYLSQIMTNSDSISGEPMSIISEEASLFSEMKTTEEAISNCETFDTSSSQKDSVNIQSTSGKETLRSIDSIFPSGGGGGGGEKRKKRILSKVVYPFALVKPGGLEGDVTLNDINERILMPPTRPVRHPVGDFACRPLTSPDGPGLSGKAVVALTRIHTQGRGTITIIRTKG; from the exons ATGGGTGaccttcactccattccttacAGCACCCTGCACAGTTCTTCCCTAGGTTGGGACTTCCACAATCTTGGAGTTTTCAACGCAGACATGCCCCAAT tTTTGGAGAGCAGCATTAGTACCAGTACCCCACCGTTGCTTTCACAACTTGAATCTGATTTTTCTACGGGGTATCTACAAGATGCTTTATTTGAATTTAGCTCTAAAAGAAGGAGGCTGGAATTCTGCAACACTGATGATCAAAGTGAAGAGTTAGATAATTCCACCAGG AATTCTTGGAGTTCTGCGTATTCACTGGACTACTACAACAATTATGATTATTTGAGTCAGATAATGACAAATTCTGATAGCATTTCAG GTGAACCTATGAGTATAATCAGTGAAGAAGCATCCCTATTCTCAGAAATGAAAACCACAGAAGAAGCAATATCCAATTGTGAAACTTTTGATACTTCATCTTCTCAGAAGGACTCAGTTAACATTCAGTCCACTTCAGGGAAAGAAACCCTACGTTCCATAGACTCTATTTTTCCTTCAG gaggaggaggaggaggaggtgagaaaaggaaaaagagaattCTAAGCAAGGTGGTTTATCCATTTGCATTGGTCAAGCCAGGAGGATTGGAAGGAGATGTGACACTAAACGACATCAATGAAAGAATTTTGATGCCACCAACAAGGCCGGTGAGGCATCCGGTTGGTGACTTTGCTTGCAGGCCTCTAACCTCCCCAGATGGTCCTGGTTTATCAGGGAAAGCAGTGGTGGCTCTCACTAGAATTCATACACAAGGGAGAGGCACAATTACAATTATTAGGACTAAGGGTTGA
- the LOC140021014 gene encoding uncharacterized protein isoform X2: MGDLHSIPYSTLHSSSLGWDFHNLGVFNADMPQFLESSISTSTPPLLSQLESDFSTGYLQDALFEFSSKRRRLEFCNTDDQSEELDNSTRNSWSSAYSLDYYNNYDYLSQIMTNSDSISGEPMSIISEEASLFSEMKTTEEAISNCETFDTSSSQKDSVNIQSTSGKETLRSIDSIFPSGGGGGGEKRKKRILSKVVYPFALVKPGGLEGDVTLNDINERILMPPTRPVRHPVGDFACRPLTSPDGPGLSGKAVVALTRIHTQGRGTITIIRTKG; this comes from the exons ATGGGTGaccttcactccattccttacAGCACCCTGCACAGTTCTTCCCTAGGTTGGGACTTCCACAATCTTGGAGTTTTCAACGCAGACATGCCCCAAT tTTTGGAGAGCAGCATTAGTACCAGTACCCCACCGTTGCTTTCACAACTTGAATCTGATTTTTCTACGGGGTATCTACAAGATGCTTTATTTGAATTTAGCTCTAAAAGAAGGAGGCTGGAATTCTGCAACACTGATGATCAAAGTGAAGAGTTAGATAATTCCACCAGG AATTCTTGGAGTTCTGCGTATTCACTGGACTACTACAACAATTATGATTATTTGAGTCAGATAATGACAAATTCTGATAGCATTTCAG GTGAACCTATGAGTATAATCAGTGAAGAAGCATCCCTATTCTCAGAAATGAAAACCACAGAAGAAGCAATATCCAATTGTGAAACTTTTGATACTTCATCTTCTCAGAAGGACTCAGTTAACATTCAGTCCACTTCAGGGAAAGAAACCCTACGTTCCATAGACTCTATTTTTCCTTCAG gaggaggaggaggaggtgagaaaaggaaaaagagaattCTAAGCAAGGTGGTTTATCCATTTGCATTGGTCAAGCCAGGAGGATTGGAAGGAGATGTGACACTAAACGACATCAATGAAAGAATTTTGATGCCACCAACAAGGCCGGTGAGGCATCCGGTTGGTGACTTTGCTTGCAGGCCTCTAACCTCCCCAGATGGTCCTGGTTTATCAGGGAAAGCAGTGGTGGCTCTCACTAGAATTCATACACAAGGGAGAGGCACAATTACAATTATTAGGACTAAGGGTTGA
- the LOC113718392 gene encoding probable potassium transporter 17 isoform X2 codes for MEQEMVSQSDKALLVIKTESCEKDATNVCVHVLNNSTPFPTLDHKGTEKWRTLFIAYKTLGVVFGGLVTSPLYVYPSMQLKSPTEENYLGIFSIMFWTLSLIGLVKYASIAVRADDQGEGGTFALYSLLCRKININILSSKRSCANSCTTEKQSKLGKFFEESLVARRLLLFIAILGMCMLIGDGVLTPAISAWVEILSAVVLIALFLLQKYGTSRVSFLFSPIMGAWTLTTPLVGIFSIIKHYPSIYKAISPHYIFTFFWRNGKEGWLLLSGTILCITGSEAMFADLGHFNKSSIQIAFLFTIYPSLVLTYAGQTAYLIRNPNDHKDGFYKFIPSAVYWPMFVVSTLAAIVASQSLISATFSIIKQSVALDYFPRVKIVHTSTRQEGEVYSPEVNYILMLLCVAVILIFGDGQEIGNAFGVVVTMVMLITTTLLTLVMIIVWRTPPVLAALYFVVFFVMEGVYVSSVFTKIPEGGWIPFAISLILAFIMFGWFYGRQRKMEYELTNRIDMDRLKTLLSDPGIQRVPGLCFFYTKIQDGLTPVFGHYLKNMKSLHNIIVFTTLRYTMVAKVPPHERIIASKLGLKGVYGCIIQYGYADSLSLEGVDFVLQVTDGLQNHVRDLFDQAQSTTSLDEEIADIKEAKLAGVVHVRGKTRFHISKSSSWFDRNMIAFYEVLHSNCRSALPALGIPLPHCIEVGMRYEV; via the exons ATGGAGCAAGAAATGGTAAGTCAGTCTGATAAGGCGCTGCTGGTAATTAAGACAGAGTCTTGTGAGAAGGATGCAACTAATGTTTGTGTTCATGTTTTAAACAATTCAACTCCATTCCCAACATTGGACCACAAG GGGACAGAAAAATGGCGGACTCTGTTTATTGCTTACAAGACATTGGGGGTCGTCTTTGGTGGGCTTGTTACATCTCCGCTTTACGTGTATCCTTCAATGCAACTGAAATCTCCAACAGAAGAAAACTATTTGGGAATCTTCAGTATTATGTTCTGGACTCTCAGTCTAATTGGACTTGTCAAGTACGCTAGTATAGCTGTTAGAGCTGATGATCAGGGTGAAG GTGGAACTTTTGCCCTCTATTCATTACTATGCAGGAAAATAAACATCAACATTCTTTCTTCAAAACGTTCATGTGCAAATTCTTGCACTACCGAAAAGCAAAGCAAACTTGGCAAATTTTTTGAGGAGAGCTTGGTTGCCAGAAGGCTGTTGCTTTTTATAGCAATTTTAGGCATGTGCATGCTAATTGGTGATGGTGTACTTACTCCTGCAATTTCAG CATGGGTGGAAATCCTCTCAGCAGTGGTCCTCATTGCTTTATTTCTCCTGCAGAAATATGGAACCTCCAGAGTGAGTTTCCTTTTCTCACCTATAATGGGTGCATGGACCCTCACTACTCCTCTTGTAGGAATATTTAGTATCATAAAGCACTACCCAAGCATATATAAGGCAATATCACCCCATTACATATTCACGTTCTTCTGGAGAAACGGGAAGGAAGGCTGGCTGTTGCTCAGTGGAACTATCCTTTGCATCACAG GTTCTGAGGCCATGTTTGCTGATCTTGGTCATTTCAACAAGAGTTCAATCCAG ATAGCTTTTCTCTTCACAATATATCCATCCCTAGTTCTGACATATGCTGGACAGACTGCTTACTTGATCAGAAACCCAAATGACCATAAGGATGGGTTTTACAAGTTTATACCATCTGCTGTATACTGGCCTATGTTTGTGGTATCCACACTAGCAGCTATTGTAGCTAGCCAATCGTTGATTTCCGCAACATTTTCAATTATCAAGCAATCTGTTGCACTTGATTATTTTCCTCGGGTCAAGATAGTCCACACATCGACCAGACAAGAAGGAGAGGTGTATTCTCCTGAAGTTAATTATATTCTTATGCTACTTTGTGTTGCTGTAATACTAATATTTGGAGATGGCCAAGAAATTGGAAATGCCTTTG GAGTTGTTGTCACCATGGTCATGCTCATTACAACAACGCTGCTGACTTTAGTCATGATCATTGTTTGGAGAACTCCACCTGTTCTAGCTGCACTTTACTTTGTTGTATTTTTCGTGATGGAGGGTGTCTATGTTAGTTCTGTCTTCACCAAAATTCCAGAAGGCGGTTGGATTCCATTTGCCATTTCTCTTATCCTTGCATTTATTATGTTTGGCTGGTTCTACGGAAGGCAGAGAAAGATGGAGTATGAGTTAACAAACAGAATAGATATGGACAGGCTTAAAACACTGCTCTCTGATCCGGGCATCCAGAGGGTTCCTGGACTCTGTTTTTTCTATACTAAGATTCAAGATGGACTGACCCCTGTATTTGGTCACTACTTGAAGAATATGAAATCTCTTCACAACATCATTGTGTTTACGACTCTTAGATATACAATGGTTGCAAAAGTCCCGCCACATGAAAGAATTATTGCCAGCAAATTAGGCCTCAAAGGAGTTTACGGGTGCATCATTCAGTATGGCTATGCTGATTCTCTTAGCCTTGAAGGGGTCGACTTTGTTCTTCAAGTTACCGATGGTTTGCAGAATCATGTGCGTGATTTATTTGATCAAGCACAATCTACTACTTCCTTGGATGAAGAAATTGCTGACATAAAAGAGGCAAAACTTGCAGGAGTGGTTCATGTACGCGGGAAGACAAGGTTTCATATCAGTAAGAGTTCTAGCTGGTTTGACAGAAATATGATTGCTTTCTATGAAGTCCTGCACAGTAATTGCAGGTCTGCACTTCCTGCTTTGGGAATTCCACTGCCACACTGCATAGAGGTTGGAATGCGTTATGAAGTTTGA
- the LOC113718392 gene encoding probable potassium transporter 17 isoform X1 yields MEQEMVSQSDKALLVIKTESCEKDATNVCVHVLNNSTPFPTLDHKGTEKWRTLFIAYKTLGVVFGGLVTSPLYVYPSMQLKSPTEENYLGIFSIMFWTLSLIGLVKYASIAVRADDQGEGGTFALYSLLCRKININILSSKRSCANSCTTEKQSKLGKFFEESLVARRLLLFIAILGMCMLIGDGVLTPAISVLSAMDGIRAPFPSITKTWVEILSAVVLIALFLLQKYGTSRVSFLFSPIMGAWTLTTPLVGIFSIIKHYPSIYKAISPHYIFTFFWRNGKEGWLLLSGTILCITGSEAMFADLGHFNKSSIQIAFLFTIYPSLVLTYAGQTAYLIRNPNDHKDGFYKFIPSAVYWPMFVVSTLAAIVASQSLISATFSIIKQSVALDYFPRVKIVHTSTRQEGEVYSPEVNYILMLLCVAVILIFGDGQEIGNAFGVVVTMVMLITTTLLTLVMIIVWRTPPVLAALYFVVFFVMEGVYVSSVFTKIPEGGWIPFAISLILAFIMFGWFYGRQRKMEYELTNRIDMDRLKTLLSDPGIQRVPGLCFFYTKIQDGLTPVFGHYLKNMKSLHNIIVFTTLRYTMVAKVPPHERIIASKLGLKGVYGCIIQYGYADSLSLEGVDFVLQVTDGLQNHVRDLFDQAQSTTSLDEEIADIKEAKLAGVVHVRGKTRFHISKSSSWFDRNMIAFYEVLHSNCRSALPALGIPLPHCIEVGMRYEV; encoded by the exons ATGGAGCAAGAAATGGTAAGTCAGTCTGATAAGGCGCTGCTGGTAATTAAGACAGAGTCTTGTGAGAAGGATGCAACTAATGTTTGTGTTCATGTTTTAAACAATTCAACTCCATTCCCAACATTGGACCACAAG GGGACAGAAAAATGGCGGACTCTGTTTATTGCTTACAAGACATTGGGGGTCGTCTTTGGTGGGCTTGTTACATCTCCGCTTTACGTGTATCCTTCAATGCAACTGAAATCTCCAACAGAAGAAAACTATTTGGGAATCTTCAGTATTATGTTCTGGACTCTCAGTCTAATTGGACTTGTCAAGTACGCTAGTATAGCTGTTAGAGCTGATGATCAGGGTGAAG GTGGAACTTTTGCCCTCTATTCATTACTATGCAGGAAAATAAACATCAACATTCTTTCTTCAAAACGTTCATGTGCAAATTCTTGCACTACCGAAAAGCAAAGCAAACTTGGCAAATTTTTTGAGGAGAGCTTGGTTGCCAGAAGGCTGTTGCTTTTTATAGCAATTTTAGGCATGTGCATGCTAATTGGTGATGGTGTACTTACTCCTGCAATTTCAG TGTTGTCAGCAATGGATGGCATCCGGGCACCTTTTCCATCGATTACTAAAA CATGGGTGGAAATCCTCTCAGCAGTGGTCCTCATTGCTTTATTTCTCCTGCAGAAATATGGAACCTCCAGAGTGAGTTTCCTTTTCTCACCTATAATGGGTGCATGGACCCTCACTACTCCTCTTGTAGGAATATTTAGTATCATAAAGCACTACCCAAGCATATATAAGGCAATATCACCCCATTACATATTCACGTTCTTCTGGAGAAACGGGAAGGAAGGCTGGCTGTTGCTCAGTGGAACTATCCTTTGCATCACAG GTTCTGAGGCCATGTTTGCTGATCTTGGTCATTTCAACAAGAGTTCAATCCAG ATAGCTTTTCTCTTCACAATATATCCATCCCTAGTTCTGACATATGCTGGACAGACTGCTTACTTGATCAGAAACCCAAATGACCATAAGGATGGGTTTTACAAGTTTATACCATCTGCTGTATACTGGCCTATGTTTGTGGTATCCACACTAGCAGCTATTGTAGCTAGCCAATCGTTGATTTCCGCAACATTTTCAATTATCAAGCAATCTGTTGCACTTGATTATTTTCCTCGGGTCAAGATAGTCCACACATCGACCAGACAAGAAGGAGAGGTGTATTCTCCTGAAGTTAATTATATTCTTATGCTACTTTGTGTTGCTGTAATACTAATATTTGGAGATGGCCAAGAAATTGGAAATGCCTTTG GAGTTGTTGTCACCATGGTCATGCTCATTACAACAACGCTGCTGACTTTAGTCATGATCATTGTTTGGAGAACTCCACCTGTTCTAGCTGCACTTTACTTTGTTGTATTTTTCGTGATGGAGGGTGTCTATGTTAGTTCTGTCTTCACCAAAATTCCAGAAGGCGGTTGGATTCCATTTGCCATTTCTCTTATCCTTGCATTTATTATGTTTGGCTGGTTCTACGGAAGGCAGAGAAAGATGGAGTATGAGTTAACAAACAGAATAGATATGGACAGGCTTAAAACACTGCTCTCTGATCCGGGCATCCAGAGGGTTCCTGGACTCTGTTTTTTCTATACTAAGATTCAAGATGGACTGACCCCTGTATTTGGTCACTACTTGAAGAATATGAAATCTCTTCACAACATCATTGTGTTTACGACTCTTAGATATACAATGGTTGCAAAAGTCCCGCCACATGAAAGAATTATTGCCAGCAAATTAGGCCTCAAAGGAGTTTACGGGTGCATCATTCAGTATGGCTATGCTGATTCTCTTAGCCTTGAAGGGGTCGACTTTGTTCTTCAAGTTACCGATGGTTTGCAGAATCATGTGCGTGATTTATTTGATCAAGCACAATCTACTACTTCCTTGGATGAAGAAATTGCTGACATAAAAGAGGCAAAACTTGCAGGAGTGGTTCATGTACGCGGGAAGACAAGGTTTCATATCAGTAAGAGTTCTAGCTGGTTTGACAGAAATATGATTGCTTTCTATGAAGTCCTGCACAGTAATTGCAGGTCTGCACTTCCTGCTTTGGGAATTCCACTGCCACACTGCATAGAGGTTGGAATGCGTTATGAAGTTTGA